A genome region from Coprococcus phoceensis includes the following:
- the rnr gene encoding ribonuclease R produces the protein MDQTFERRKKLIYDFICDEFYVPMKLKELAILLQVPKDQRKELKAIMDSLEAEGKVHVSKKGKYTKGEAKRIVGTYQAHARGFGFVAVEGEDDDIFISEDDTNGAFHGDQVEVTIKSAPDGKRREGKVVRVLSHGTTRLVGYFQKNKNFGFVVPDNQRFIKDVFVPLERSKGAVTGHKVVVELTKYGGDNKKPEGKIVEIIGHVNDPGTDIMSIVKGYDLPIEFPEKVLNQAERVAKDVSTADMAGRMDIRDWQMVTIDGEDAKDLDDAISLTKEGENYKLGVHIADVTNYVQEKSALDREAYKRGTSVYLVDRVIPMLPHILSNGICSLNEGEDRLALSCIMTINDKGNVVDYKIAETVICVDRRMTYTSVKKILEEQDEEESKKYEEFVPMFQMMEKVAGILREKRKKRGSIDFDFPETKMVLDEQGKPIELKPYDRNVATKIIEDFMLLANETVAEHYFWQEIPFVYRTHEQPDEEKIQKLAIFINNFGHSMHIANNAVRPKEIQKLLAKVEGTNEEALISRLALRSMKQAKYTPENTGHFGLATTYYCHFTSPIRRYPDLQIHRIIKEDLRGRMNDNRREHYEKILPEVTKQCSERERLAEEAERETIKLKKVEYMEEHIGEVFEGVISSITKWGIYVELPNTIEGLVHVTNMHDDHYDYIEERFEMVGEHTRKVYKLGQTVYIVATGTDRLQRTIDFEFVEKEEVDYGKRTGETNCE, from the coding sequence ATGGATCAGACATTTGAAAGACGAAAAAAATTAATTTATGATTTTATTTGTGATGAATTTTATGTGCCGATGAAGCTGAAAGAACTTGCAATCTTACTGCAAGTACCGAAGGATCAGAGAAAAGAACTGAAAGCGATTATGGATTCGTTGGAAGCGGAAGGCAAGGTACATGTATCTAAAAAAGGGAAGTATACCAAGGGAGAGGCAAAGCGTATCGTAGGGACTTATCAGGCTCATGCGAGAGGATTTGGCTTTGTTGCGGTAGAAGGGGAAGACGATGATATTTTTATATCAGAAGATGATACAAATGGAGCTTTTCATGGGGATCAGGTTGAAGTGACGATCAAATCGGCACCAGATGGAAAGAGACGGGAAGGAAAGGTTGTGCGGGTTTTATCACATGGTACGACAAGGCTTGTTGGATATTTTCAGAAGAATAAAAATTTTGGCTTTGTCGTTCCGGACAATCAGAGGTTTATCAAGGACGTATTCGTGCCGTTAGAGCGCTCGAAAGGAGCAGTCACCGGACACAAAGTAGTTGTGGAACTTACGAAATATGGGGGAGACAATAAAAAGCCGGAAGGAAAGATTGTGGAGATTATCGGGCATGTCAATGATCCGGGGACAGATATTATGTCCATTGTAAAAGGGTACGATCTTCCAATTGAATTTCCGGAAAAGGTGTTGAATCAGGCAGAGCGTGTGGCAAAAGATGTCAGTACGGCAGACATGGCAGGGAGAATGGATATCCGTGACTGGCAGATGGTGACGATTGACGGAGAAGATGCAAAAGATTTGGACGATGCAATCTCCCTGACAAAAGAGGGAGAGAACTATAAACTGGGAGTGCATATCGCGGATGTGACAAACTATGTACAGGAAAAAAGCGCGCTGGATCGCGAGGCTTACAAAAGAGGTACAAGTGTGTATCTTGTGGACAGAGTGATTCCGATGCTCCCCCATATACTTTCTAATGGAATCTGTTCTTTGAATGAAGGAGAAGATCGTTTGGCATTGAGCTGTATTATGACTATCAATGACAAGGGAAATGTAGTAGACTATAAGATAGCGGAGACAGTTATTTGTGTCGACCGCCGAATGACATATACGAGCGTGAAAAAGATTCTGGAAGAACAGGATGAGGAAGAAAGCAAAAAGTATGAAGAATTTGTACCAATGTTTCAGATGATGGAGAAAGTAGCGGGAATTTTACGCGAAAAGCGAAAAAAAAGAGGCTCTATTGATTTTGATTTTCCGGAGACGAAGATGGTTCTGGATGAGCAGGGAAAACCGATTGAGCTGAAACCATATGACAGGAACGTGGCGACAAAGATTATTGAAGACTTTATGCTGCTTGCCAATGAGACGGTGGCAGAACATTATTTTTGGCAGGAGATTCCGTTTGTTTACCGGACACATGAACAGCCGGATGAAGAAAAGATTCAAAAGTTGGCGATTTTTATTAATAATTTTGGGCACTCTATGCACATTGCAAACAATGCAGTTCGTCCAAAAGAGATTCAAAAGCTGCTTGCAAAAGTAGAGGGGACGAACGAGGAGGCATTGATCAGCCGACTGGCGCTTCGATCTATGAAGCAGGCAAAATATACACCGGAAAACACTGGACATTTTGGTTTGGCTACAACGTATTACTGTCACTTTACGTCGCCGATCAGGCGGTATCCGGATCTGCAGATCCATCGCATCATCAAGGAAGATTTGCGAGGCAGAATGAATGACAATCGACGTGAGCATTACGAGAAGATTCTTCCGGAAGTGACGAAACAGTGCAGCGAGAGAGAACGTCTGGCAGAAGAGGCAGAAAGAGAGACGATCAAGTTAAAGAAAGTTGAGTATATGGAGGAGCATATCGGCGAAGTATTCGAGGGTGTGATTTCAAGCATTACCAAATGGGGAATCTATGTGGAACTGCCAAACACGATTGAAGGTCTTGTCCATGTAACTAATATGCATGATGATCATTATGATTATATAGAAGAACGATTTGAGATGGTCGGAGAGCATACACGGAAAGTCTACAAACTTGGACAGACTGTATATATTGTGGCAACAGGGACAGATCGGCTTCAACGGACGATTGATTTTGAATTCGTAGAAAAAGAAGAGGTGGATTATGGCAAAAGAACAGGGGAAACTAATTGCGAATAA
- the secG gene encoding preprotein translocase subunit SecG, whose translation MDILKTVLMILFAIDCIVLTAIVLLQEGKSAGLGTISGAAESYWGQNKGRSMEGALVKSTKFAAVLFIVLAAVLNLKVFA comes from the coding sequence ATGGATATTTTAAAAACAGTATTGATGATTTTATTTGCAATAGATTGTATCGTATTGACTGCGATCGTATTACTTCAAGAGGGAAAGTCAGCAGGACTGGGAACAATCAGCGGTGCTGCAGAAAGCTACTGGGGACAGAATAAAGGACGTTCTATGGAAGGCGCTCTTGTAAAATCTACGAAGTTTGCAGCTGTGTTATTTATCGTATTGGCAGCAGTATTGAATTTGAAAGTATTTGCTTAA
- the glmM gene encoding phosphoglucosamine mutase, translating into MGKYFGTDGFRGEANVVLTVEHAFKVGRFLGWYYGQEHKARVVIGKDTRRSSYMFEDALSAGLTASGADVYLLHVTTTPSVSYVTRTEDFDCGIMISASHNIFYDNGIKVINAKGHKLEAEVEEKIESYIDGTGGEIPYATRDAIGRTVDYSAGRNRYIGHLIAMATRSFKDKRVGLDCSNGSASSIAKSVFDALGAKTYVINSEPDGTNINRNCGSTHIHVLQEFVKEKKLDVGFAYDGDADRCLAVDENGNEVDGDLILYVCGKYLKEQGRLNNDTIVTTIMSNLGLYKACDKAGIKYEKTAVGDKYVYENMVQNNHCLGGEQSGHIIFSKYATTGDGILTSLLLMEVMLEKKQTLAKLTEEVKIYPQLLKNVRVSDKKTARENAEVIKAVEAVTEALGNDGRILVRESGTEPVIRVMVEASTDELCEKYVNQVVEVMHQQGLIVG; encoded by the coding sequence ATGGGAAAATATTTTGGAACAGACGGATTTCGCGGAGAAGCAAATGTGGTTCTGACAGTAGAGCATGCTTTTAAAGTAGGTAGATTTCTAGGATGGTATTATGGTCAGGAACATAAAGCGAGAGTTGTCATCGGAAAAGATACAAGAAGAAGCAGTTATATGTTTGAGGACGCTCTGTCGGCAGGGCTTACTGCATCCGGTGCAGATGTGTATCTTTTGCATGTAACGACAACACCGAGTGTTTCGTATGTGACACGTACAGAAGATTTCGATTGTGGAATTATGATTTCCGCAAGCCACAATATTTTCTATGATAATGGAATTAAAGTCATCAATGCAAAAGGACATAAACTGGAAGCAGAAGTAGAAGAAAAAATTGAGTCATATATTGATGGAACAGGGGGAGAGATTCCATACGCAACACGCGATGCAATTGGGCGCACGGTAGACTATTCGGCTGGAAGAAATCGCTATATTGGACATTTGATCGCGATGGCAACTCGTTCTTTCAAAGATAAACGTGTGGGGCTTGATTGTTCAAACGGAAGTGCATCTTCGATTGCGAAAAGTGTATTTGATGCGTTGGGAGCAAAGACATACGTGATCAACAGTGAGCCGGATGGAACGAACATCAATAGAAACTGTGGATCTACACATATTCATGTATTGCAGGAGTTTGTGAAAGAAAAGAAATTAGATGTAGGTTTTGCTTACGATGGAGATGCGGACAGATGTCTTGCGGTAGATGAAAATGGTAATGAAGTTGATGGGGATCTTATTCTCTATGTATGCGGAAAATATTTGAAAGAACAGGGAAGACTGAACAATGATACAATTGTAACGACAATCATGTCAAACCTGGGATTATATAAAGCATGTGATAAAGCTGGAATCAAATATGAAAAGACTGCAGTTGGAGATAAATATGTATATGAGAACATGGTGCAGAACAACCATTGTCTCGGAGGAGAGCAGTCAGGGCATATTATTTTCAGCAAATATGCGACAACAGGTGATGGTATCTTAACTTCGTTATTGTTGATGGAAGTTATGCTGGAAAAGAAACAGACACTTGCAAAGCTAACAGAAGAAGTGAAGATTTATCCACAGCTTTTGAAAAATGTAAGAGTATCTGATAAAAAGACAGCAAGAGAAAATGCAGAAGTCATAAAGGCGGTGGAAGCAGTGACGGAGGCACTTGGAAATGATGGACGTATTTTGGTACGTGAAAGTGGAACAGAGCCGGTAATTCGTGTGATGGTGGAAGCATCTACAGATGAACTGTGTGAAAAATATGTAAATCAGGTTGTTGAGGTAATGCATCAGCAAGGACTGATTGTAGGATAA
- a CDS encoding YitT family protein codes for MKEKSKSFFLLTGSILVMAIGIYFFKFANNFTFGGITGLAVLVAKTGVMSASDFTFIMNMLLLLIGLIVLGKTFALTTAYCSILLSVLLSLLERIFPMSHPLTDQPMLELAFAIALPAFSSAVLFNIGSSSGGTDVIAAIFKKYTSINIGRALLLTDLAFTIAGFFIFDIKTGLYSLLGLSIRSFMIDNFIESFNLSKYFNVVCSHPEPICDFITHDLMRSATIVDAQGAFSGEHRYIIFTALNRQQAIKLRNFIKQQEPGAFILISNTSEIIGKGFHNV; via the coding sequence ATGAAAGAAAAATCAAAATCCTTTTTCCTGTTGACTGGAAGTATATTGGTAATGGCAATCGGAATTTACTTTTTCAAATTTGCCAACAATTTCACATTTGGAGGCATTACAGGTCTTGCTGTTTTAGTTGCCAAAACAGGCGTGATGTCCGCCAGTGATTTTACCTTTATTATGAACATGCTCCTTTTACTGATTGGACTTATCGTTCTCGGTAAAACATTTGCACTGACTACTGCTTACTGTAGTATTTTACTCTCAGTGCTTTTATCATTACTGGAGCGTATTTTTCCTATGTCCCATCCGCTGACAGATCAGCCGATGCTGGAACTTGCCTTTGCAATCGCACTTCCCGCATTCAGCTCTGCTGTACTTTTTAACATTGGTTCTTCCAGTGGTGGTACAGATGTCATTGCTGCGATTTTTAAAAAATATACGAGCATCAACATCGGACGAGCATTGCTTTTGACAGATTTGGCATTTACCATTGCCGGTTTCTTTATTTTTGACATTAAAACCGGTCTATATTCTTTGCTTGGATTGTCTATTCGCTCTTTTATGATTGATAACTTTATCGAAAGTTTTAATCTTTCAAAATATTTCAATGTTGTATGCAGCCATCCCGAACCCATTTGTGACTTCATCACACATGATTTGATGAGAAGTGCAACGATTGTGGATGCTCAGGGCGCATTTTCCGGTGAACACCGCTATATTATTTTTACTGCACTGAACCGCCAGCAGGCTATTAAGCTTCGTAATTTTATTAAGCAGCAAGAGCCTGGAGCATTCATTTTGATTTCTAACACAAGCGAGATTATCGGAAAAGGATTTCATAACGTATAG
- the eno gene encoding phosphopyruvate hydratase has translation MNRYLAITDVYAREILDSRGNPTIEVEVLAGDEFLGRAAVPSGASTGQYEAVELRDREERYGGLGVQRAVDHVNTKLAQAVIGLNVFDQAHLDQVLLKTDGTQNKSNMGANALLGVSMAAARTAAKALRIPLYAYLGGVNAKKMPVPMMNILNGGRHADNTIDFQEFMIMPVGACCFREALRMCSEIYHALKALLKEQGYSTAVGDEGGFAPDFKDAKEALQFIVDAVRKAGYEPRKDIVIALDAAATEFYNKDFKKYVFEGEGKMRGGQVIRSVEEMIDYYEELIMEFPIMSIEDPLDEEDWEGWELLTTRLGRDVQLVGDDLFVTNTKRLSRGIEQKVANAILVKVNQIGTLTEAFEAIEMAKNAGYKTIISHRSGETEDSIIADIAVAFQSGQIKTGAPCRSERVAKYNQLLRIEEHLGNVSCYEDPFKRF, from the coding sequence ATGAACAGATATTTGGCGATTACAGACGTATACGCAAGAGAAATATTAGATTCCAGAGGGAATCCTACAATAGAAGTAGAAGTTTTGGCGGGAGATGAGTTCCTGGGGAGGGCAGCAGTGCCGTCAGGAGCATCTACCGGACAATACGAAGCTGTGGAACTGCGAGATAGAGAGGAGAGGTATGGCGGACTCGGAGTACAACGGGCGGTGGATCATGTCAACACAAAGCTTGCACAGGCGGTCATTGGTCTGAATGTATTCGATCAAGCGCATTTGGATCAAGTGCTTTTAAAAACGGATGGGACACAAAACAAGAGTAATATGGGGGCGAATGCGTTGCTTGGGGTTTCGATGGCTGCTGCGAGAACAGCGGCAAAAGCGTTGCGTATTCCGCTTTATGCCTATCTTGGAGGAGTCAATGCGAAAAAAATGCCGGTTCCGATGATGAATATTTTAAATGGAGGACGGCACGCAGATAATACGATTGATTTTCAAGAATTTATGATCATGCCGGTCGGTGCGTGTTGCTTTCGAGAGGCACTTCGGATGTGCTCAGAAATTTATCACGCGCTAAAGGCATTGCTAAAAGAGCAGGGTTACAGTACAGCGGTGGGGGATGAAGGTGGATTTGCACCTGATTTTAAAGATGCAAAAGAAGCATTACAGTTTATTGTAGATGCGGTAAGAAAGGCAGGATATGAGCCGAGAAAAGATATTGTGATCGCATTGGATGCGGCCGCGACAGAGTTCTACAACAAAGATTTTAAAAAATATGTATTTGAAGGAGAAGGAAAAATGCGGGGCGGTCAGGTAATTCGTTCCGTGGAGGAGATGATTGATTATTATGAGGAACTGATTATGGAATTTCCAATCATGTCTATTGAAGATCCGCTTGATGAAGAAGACTGGGAAGGATGGGAACTTTTGACGACAAGACTTGGAAGAGACGTGCAGCTTGTTGGAGATGATCTGTTTGTCACTAACACAAAGCGTCTTTCGCGTGGGATTGAACAGAAGGTAGCAAATGCGATTCTTGTAAAAGTGAACCAGATTGGGACACTGACAGAGGCATTTGAGGCAATTGAAATGGCGAAAAATGCGGGATATAAGACAATCATTTCCCACCGGTCGGGAGAGACAGAGGACAGCATCATAGCGGATATTGCTGTTGCATTTCAGTCGGGGCAGATTAAGACAGGGGCACCTTGCCGGTCGGAGCGTGTGGCAAAATATAATCAGCTGCTTAGAATAGAAGAACATCTTGGCAATGTGTCATGTTACGAAGATCCATTTAAGCGCTTTTAA